The following is a genomic window from Rutidosis leptorrhynchoides isolate AG116_Rl617_1_P2 chromosome 8, CSIRO_AGI_Rlap_v1, whole genome shotgun sequence.
CAAATTGTCATAATCCTTTATGTTTTTGTTCAAATTATTTAATAACCTAAACTTTATTGTATATGCCTGTCATTTATATTCCACAACAAAGAACTAATACTCTACTTTGTAACCAATGAATCTCTGTAGTGTAGTTTACTAATGATCTACCTTTTCAAATTCTTAGTTGATAAGCTTTCATAAATTGTATCAGACAATCATAATTCAATGTGCCAATCCTTGTAACAAAAAGAATATAACAAAAAATGTATATGACAATATAATTATAATCACAACTTATACCAAAACTTTTGTTATTGAATCTTTGTATTCTCTTCCTCACTTTTACTCCACGAACCAACAACGCTCCGAAATTGCCTCAAAATCTCCGTAAAAGTAATAATTCCAACCAAACCATAATCTTCTTTAACAACCCAAGCATAACTAACACGATGAGCAATCATTTGCACCATAACCGCCATCAATGTGTTCCAAGGGTTGCAAACAATCGCCTCTGACCGCCTTCCTGGATAACTCCGCCCCATACCACCATTCTTCCCCACCCCAAACTCATCATCTGAACTTGAAGACGAAGAACAAGAAGATAAAGACTTATTATCATCGTCCATTAACTCCAACATGGCAGTCAAGTTTCTTTCTTTCAACCTCATTTTGACTAATTTGACCAAATCCTCATGTGGGCCACTGTAGTCGAGGTAGGCCATGAGCTCACCCGCAGATAGAGTGATGATGGCGGCTGTGATGGTTTCATCGCAACAAGAAAGGGCGAAAGGGGAAATTTCACCTATCAACGTGTTGTCTTTGTTAACAACCGCTATAGAAGTTTGTTTTAAATGGGATTGAGTGATCAAGGGTAATACAGAATATGCAAGGTCGTCGTAGTAGGCAATTAGTATATTAGTATTGATTATGTTGAGTGATTCGATTGTGAATGTGGGTATTGGGGAGAACACATTAACTGAATTTAGAATGAATCGAATTATATCTTCTCGAGTAAGCCAACAGAATTGTTTACCATTGTGAAGTGTAGTATTAGTAATTAGAGTAGATGGGTTGACAAGTTTTTTTCGTTGATTTGATCTTGTAGTCGTTTGTACGGGTATGACCAAATTCTGAGCCCCTTCGAGTATGCAATCTATTGCTTCTAACAAACTGGTGAAACGAAACAAAACATAACGAAAAATCAATGGATCGTTTGATAATAGTAAAGAAACAATATGTTATGTATTAGTTAACTCCATGAATGCCAACTAAGAAATCAGTAGATCATTTTTCAGATATAGATCTCACAACATCATATATGGCATTTCATAGTCAATTTGGCAAAATAATTCATAAGCAAGAGGTTTAACCGAAAACTAGAAAAGAAAAATCACAAGTGAATACTCATGCTTATTAAGTATGATAAGGTTTAGGTTCATATGAGAACATATATGAAAAATACGTAGTACTACTTGATTACGGAGTATCATTTAAAAATACGTAAGAACATTGAATTGTAGCTCAACTGGTAAACTGGTGGTGACCTGCCTCTCTTATCAAGAGGTCTGGAGTTCGACTCCGCTttgcactcaatgttatctctgacctgaagtatccacccaggtcgcctttcgcttagatcaggggcagcggggaggggagttttaccggccatgcccttGGATTGGTGAAAACCagggcagtagttgggggcgggttatgcaactacgggagatgaacgcgtgagtggtttagtccccctgggtgatcccaaactgatgtccaaAAAAAACGTAAGAACATGTGTGACCCAGTGTTGTAGTTGCGTCCGTTGCGAAGTTTTGATGACTAGTCGGTCTCGACCCCGCCCCGTCGTCTAATAAGTCGGTCAACGTTCAAAAGTCGGGACAAATGCGAAATAGGtcgggtcaacgccggtcaaaagtaaAAAATCCAGTTAAAATCAGTCAAAAGTCGGTCAAATCGATCAAAATTGGCGTtatgtttgttttatttatttttattatattattgataatttcGCTTATAGGTATAAACTGGTCAACGAAGATTTTTTGACTTTaaaatatgtgtatatgtatataaaagtcAACGTTCGTCTCAACCCCGTCTCGACGTTTTAAGGTCCGCTCGTCTTGACCCGTTTTGGCGTAATTTTCAACCTTGGTGTGACCTCAAACATCATATTAAAATTACGGAGTATATGTTACGGAGTATATATTAAGTACGGAGTAACAGAATATAAATATCCGTAAGAATCTAATCCTAGattataatactccgtataatagTAGTAGACAATATAGAAAATATACACAGTCTATATTGAAGCAATTTTCTAAAGAataagtgataaaaaaaaaaaaaaaaaatcaaaaatagcCAGCTAATATCATTTTCATATACCGAtgaaatcaaacatcaaaacacatTATAAAATTACCAAACATCAATCAAATCAAATTATAAATAAATACACTACACAAAAATACAATCAACAAATTGAAATTTAAATAAAAGGAATTAACGTAACTAACCTCGAATTCGATTCCAGATGCTTAATTTGCCCTAACTGTTTCGGAAGGATATCCAAAACACTCGTCGTTTCAAGAGCTTCAAAAGGACGAGTAATATTCTCTTGTTTAGAAATAAAACCAATTACATCAACCATACATATCTTGCCAACAGACCGACACGTAACGACGTCGTTTTCATTACAATCGGAATGATTACAGCTCCATATACTTACATTAATATCACCGGATTTTTTCAATGCAGAAACGGCGTCAGCGACGGTTGCGGTGACCGGTAACGACGTTAACGGTGGCTTTCCAACGCATAAATCTGAAACTTCTGTCTCCAAGAAACTACGTGCCATAAACAATATTATTTCGAAAAAAAATGAATTCAGAGGAAGAAATACAATTATTCAATTAAATATATTTGTTTTGATTTTAAATAATACGAAGCAattaataaaggaaaataaaagagaGGTCTAGAAGCGATTTGGAGATACGGTTAAATGAGAGGCAAAGTTGCGGTTTTTAATTTTATTTGACCGTTTAAATTTATATTTCCAAAACGATTTGGGGTACTTATACATGGAGGGAGAATAGAATATTGCAAATATGATGCTTCGAGTTTGATATCAGTCACTTATGATTCTTAATCTTTACAATGTAAAGATTATGTCAAATTGTAAAAACTTGTTTTTATAATACTTCAAATCTTGTTAAgatatttatagaaaaataattTTGTAAGTATTAATTGATAACTACTCATTTATAATAGAGTTCAGATTaaaaagttttaagtttaaaatgaCATTAGTCaccaattttaatttaattttaagtaACTTTATATTTATGTTTTGATTATGATTATCGATTTTTTGCATGTTTATATTACCCTTTTTAATGAAATAATAGTTATAGACACATAAATCTTACGGTCTAAATCATGCTGATATCAGTGTATTACATTTGATCATTATGGTCTTG
Proteins encoded in this region:
- the LOC139861187 gene encoding CBS domain-containing protein CBSX5-like, with translation MARSFLETEVSDLCVGKPPLTSLPVTATVADAVSALKKSGDINVSIWSCNHSDCNENDVVTCRSVGKICMVDVIGFISKQENITRPFEALETTSVLDILPKQLGQIKHLESNSSLLEAIDCILEGAQNLVIPVQTTTRSNQRKKLVNPSTLITNTTLHNGKQFCWLTREDIIRFILNSVNVFSPIPTFTIESLNIINTNILIAYYDDLAYSVLPLITQSHLKQTSIAVVNKDNTLIGEISPFALSCCDETITAAIITLSAGELMAYLDYSGPHEDLVKLVKMRLKERNLTAMLELMDDDNKSLSSCSSSSSSDDEFGVGKNGGMGRSYPGRRSEAIVCNPWNTLMAVMVQMIAHRVSYAWVVKEDYGLVGIITFTEILRQFRSVVGSWSKSEEENTKIQ